One Thermoanaerobacter kivui genomic window, TAAATTTTTTGGTGACCCGAAACTTGCGGACAAATCTCCTTGCCCTGTTTACTGGATAATAAAAGGTGTTGATAAAGAAGGAAAATCTTTGACTGTCTATGTAAATTATAAAAACTCCAGCATCTATTATGTAAAAAATGAATAGACAGTAGTTAATTAGCAAAACTATTGGTATCATTTGCACGCATAATGAAAAAATATAATTTAATATTGGAAATTTAAATCGTAATATTGGATAAAAATAACTTATTACCTATTACCTATAAAACATAAATAATTACTAAAACTATACAGACAAAGGGGGCGGCTCTATAGCAGTTATAAACAACATTTCCACTGTATTTGAATGATTTCTTCACTACCTCTTTTATTTGTTTCTTCGTTAGTTTAATGCTATTGAGAAACTAAAAAAGATAAATCCAATGATATAACCACAGATAAAATAAAAATAATTTGTAAAAGGAAGGAGGATAAATCTATAGTTAAAACAAATATTAGCAACGTTTTTACCCCCTTCGTTTATTGCTATCCATATTCTATCTCTATAATCTTGGTTCCTTCGATGTTGCTGTAACTCCATACCTTCTTCTAATAACTTCCCAAAAGTTTCTATTACTTCATTAGTAAAATTTATTGCATTTTGCAGTATAATATCTTCAAAGCTAATTTTTTTCACAAGAGACACCCCTTTCTGTGATTTTGTTGTTTCCACCATTTATTTTATTACAGGGGTTGTCTTTTGTTTTTCTTATATCCTAAAAATCCTACGATAATTTTACACGGACAAAAAATTCCATTCTCCCTTGACTTAAAAGATTAAGTGTATTACAATACACATTAGGAGGTGTATGTGATGAGAACAAATATAGTCATAGATGAAAATCTCATCAAAGAAGCGTTAAAAATCTCAGGATTAAAAACTAAAAAAGAAGTTGTCAACTTAGCTTTAAAAGAATTTGTAGAAAACCGCAAAAAGAAAAACCTTATGGAGATAAAAGGAAAAATACAGTTTGATGAAAATTATGATTACAAAAAAATGAGGGAAGGCAAATGATTTTGGTAGATACATCTGTTTTAATATCTTTTCTAAAAGGCATAGAAAATGAACAAGTAAAAAAACTTGAAGAAATAATACAGAATAATATACCCTTTGGAATAAATAATTTTATTTATCAGGAACTATTACAAGGAACAAAAACTGAAAATGAATTTAATTCAATTAAAGAATATTTAGGTACACAAAAATTCTATAACCTAAAATATGGTATCAAATCTTATGAAAACGCTGCGAAATTGTATTTCAAGTGTAAGAAAAAAGGAATCACCATTCGCAGCACTATAGATTTACTCATAGCACAAACAGCCATTGAAAATAATTTATACCTGTTACATGATGATAAAGATTTTTCTTTAATTGCACAAGTTGATGAAAGGCTAAAAGAGTACTAATAAACAGACAAGGGGACGGTTCTTCCGTCCGGTCTAACATTATTCCTTCCAATCTAAGACTGAAGAAAGAACAATAGGAATGATTTTTTCCTCTTATTACTACTAATAATATCAATTATCACAACATCTGAATGCTCTGTGCCATACATCCCAGCCAATAAATATTTCCCATCTGATGAAGGTTTATACGGTAAAAGACCGGCAGCCTTTCCTTTAATATATTTCAGCTATTATTCAATTGTCATTTATCTTTTCTACTAACAATACTAATTTCCTGATATTGCCATAAGAGTATGCAGGATTGACTTCACATGAATCTGTTAAAGGGTTTTTGCAATCTATGACTTAAATACATATAAACTGCCTTATTCTAGCATATAAAAATGAAATTCACTCAGAAAGCAATATAAATTGTGGTACCGTCTTATCACTTTTTTCGCGAACCCATGTCATTATATCCCCATAAATTACAGGACCATTTATTATTGGTATATTGATAATTTGGGTTCTGGCGGTTTTAATATTATATAATTTTATATTACGATTGGTATTATACCATGTAACATATTCTCTGTTTAACGAAACAGCCCATACTTCTCCGCTATATGTTGGAATTTCAATTTTCTTTTTACTCTTGATATTATAAAGCATGACTTTTTTATTACCTTCTACCCATGCAACATTATCTCCCCAAATATTTGATGAAGTACCTCTATCAGATAATTTTAAAATCCGATTTTCTGCAATACTGTATAAATACACTCCACCAATCTCTTTTTGCCTATCTATTCTTGATTCACTCCAGACAATATAATTTTCAAAAATGTGGGGGTCACTAAAATGATAATTATCTTTCCCTTTTAAAGTTTGTATTATTTTTTGTTTGTTCTCTTTTAAATCATATAAAAATACCGAACTCGACTTATTTTCCCCATCTGATTCATAAGTAGACCATACAAGTCGATTACCATTGAGAGATAACCGCGGTTCAACACTAAATTTGCTGCCTGAAATTTTTCCTTCTACAAATTTACTCTCAGCAATTATTTTCACATCTCCAGTTTTTAAATCTTTAACGTATATCCTCCAATCGTCTCCCCACATCCCCTGATTATCTGATGCTTCAACCCATCCTATACATTTGCCATCTGTAACAGCACTGCCTATATTTTTACTGTAATCTACAGGTTTTACTACAATCTCAGTTTCTGTACTTTTAATATCATAAAACCCTAAACTTATTTTATTGTTTTCATCGTATATCGCAAGCAGTACCTTCTTTTTATAAGGGTCAAAACCAACGGGAAATTGTTTTTCTTTAAGTGAAACAACTTTGTTTATGTCTATCTCTTCATTTACTTTGGTATTTGTCTTTATGCCACAAGAAGAAAATGCAATGGAAATGATTAATAACCATAAAACTATAAGAACTTTTTTCAATGTTTTTCATCTCCTTTCAATACTATCTTCCTCTTTTATTCCATTATAACTTTTTAAATATTAAAATTTATTAAAAAATTATTAAGTTTTAGTTACAAATTGGTTACAGATAAAGTGGGAAGCAGAGTATAATCTTTTTGATATAAATGGCAAAATAGAAAAAGATAAAGCCTATCCCAGATTAATAAAATTCTCTCCTGTCAGCCCCGATACTGCATATATAAATATCAAATCCAGTAAATTTGAAGTAAAATTGCCTGTAAAATAACACTTAAATAGGGGGCCGGTTCTTTTTAAGAATGGCTCCCTCTATATTTTAAAACTCTCTATTTTCATAAAACCTAACAGAAAGTAAATATGAAATTGTAAGTAAAATAAAGGCAAAAACAATTATAAAAAACATCTTTACAACATCTGATTGACTCATTATAAATGAACTGATATTTTGTAACCAACTGGATCCTGCAAGTTTCCCTACCAGTTTTTCAACATATGATATACTTAAAAAGAAAAATACGAAGAAAAAAATGTAAAAAACTCTTGAAATATTATGACCAAATTTAAACATTAGCGGTAAATATAAACTATTCAAAAAGCCCACAAGCAAAAAACCATAAGCTATGGAATTAAAAGTAATGGGATATACAATGACTGGTACCCCTATTAGTTTTATCAATACTTCAAATAGTAAATAAAATACTATTCCAATTGCTGAATAGACAA contains:
- a CDS encoding type II toxin-antitoxin system VapB family antitoxin, translated to MRTNIVIDENLIKEALKISGLKTKKEVVNLALKEFVENRKKKNLMEIKGKIQFDENYDYKKMREGK
- the vapC gene encoding type II toxin-antitoxin system VapC family toxin, producing the protein MILVDTSVLISFLKGIENEQVKKLEEIIQNNIPFGINNFIYQELLQGTKTENEFNSIKEYLGTQKFYNLKYGIKSYENAAKLYFKCKKKGITIRSTIDLLIAQTAIENNLYLLHDDKDFSLIAQVDERLKEY
- a CDS encoding ABC-2 transporter permease; this translates as MFSLILKDILVSKKILLFGAAFITLMTILGVPEGAKDLAAGAIIVGVVYMGMVLSSSADETNKADILLNSLPLKRYEIVLSKYISIFVYSAIGIVFYLLFEVLIKLIGVPVIVYPITFNSIAYGFLLVGFLNSLYLPLMFKFGHNISRVFYIFFFVFFFLSISYVEKLVGKLAGSSWLQNISSFIMSQSDVVKMFFIIVFAFILLTISYLLSVRFYENREF